Proteins encoded by one window of Channa argus isolate prfri chromosome 1, Channa argus male v1.0, whole genome shotgun sequence:
- the vsir gene encoding V-type immunoglobulin domain-containing suppressor of T-cell activation encodes MEELPYGTSLRGTRFIFWFCSFLFALVTAKSERPHSMDVSAPNMYYACPEGSTVKMVCNVRGKPVHDNDSLKPRWSFTPHFDEDCMRKEGPRHLKSIYGTHNLPPGLHFGSGDHNFWMLLQNVTHADQGRYCCVILDYQVEHKHGQLLQRPHSHIVLHVTPQKEGSQNCTVWDSTPSGGSVAVALAIAACILALLSLPLILVLVYKQRQSSGSSRRGQELVRMDSEAHGHENPVFLGGSSQTKTRTVSQIMTRQSSETGRHLLSEPGTPLSPPAHGDVFFPVEDPIPESPDFLHK; translated from the exons atGGAGGAGTTACCCTACGGGACATCCCTCCGGGGGACGAGATTCATATTTTGGTTCTGCAGCTTTCTGTTTGCCTTGGTTACAG CCAAAAGTGAGAGACCCCATTCCATGGATGTTTCTGCCCCCAACATGTACTACGCCTGTCCTGAGGGTTCAACTGTCAAAATGGTGTGTAACGTAAGAGGAAAACCCGTGCACGACAATGATTCCTTGAAGCCAAGATGGTCTTTCACACCGCATTTTGACGAGGACTGTATGAGGAAGGAAGGTCCTCGGCATTTAAAGAGTATTTATGGTACCCACAACTTGCCACCCGGTTTACACTTTGGATCTGGAGACCATAACTTCTGGATGCTTCTGCAGAATGTGACACATGCTGACCAGGGCCGCTACTGCTGCGTCATCCTAGATTACCAGGTGGAACATAAACATGGACAACTTTTGCAAAGACCCCACAGCCACATTGTTCTCCATGTTACGCCAC AGAAAGAAGGATCTCAAAATTGCACTGTGTGGGATTCAACACCATCTGGAG GCTCTGTGGCTGTTGCCTTGGCCATAGCAGCTTGTATCTTGGCTttgctctctctgcctctcatcCTGGTGCTTGTGTACAAACAGAGGCAGAGCTCCGGATCTAGTAGAC GTGGACAAGAGCTGGTGAGAATGGACAG tgaggCCCATGGCCATGAGAACCCAGTCTTTCTTGGTGGATCATCGCAGACTAAGACCCGAACTGTTTCTCAGATCATGACCAGGCAGTCCTCTGAGACAGGACGTCACCTGTTGTCTGAGCCAGGAACCCCCCTTAGTCCTCCTGCACATGGGGATGTATTCTTCCCAGTAGAGg aCCCCATCCCTGAGTCTCCAGACTTCCTGCACAAATAA
- the cdh23 gene encoding cadherin-23 isoform X3, with translation MQTFFINNITGRITAVKELDYEISNGHYTLVVTATDQCPKHALRLTSSTTVLVNVLDVNDVTPTFPRAYEGPFEVTEGQPGPRVWTLKATDEDSGLNGKVEYTITGGDPQNEFIVSPVEGELRVRKDVELDRESTPFYNITVTARDLGIPSRNSSMVVGVRVLDINDNDPVLLNLPYNTIVSEGAAIHTSVARVQAQDADSGRNALLTYNITAGNQDGAFYISDTTGVVQVNRPLDRERVAEYRLTITVKDNPENPRIARKDSDLLVITILDENDNRPIFTRASYRAEITENSAAGTTVTVLNGPVLAEDKDIEANAVVKYRLLGARVDLFTVDATTGVILVRQGAKLDREAFQDPRVELSLVAEDIGGLNSSVPLTVNILDQNDNPPVFSPSSFSVRIPENSPTGVVVTQLSATDADSGSNGWLMYRLESGAQDRFVVDALSGAVSVGNITLDREERDSYRLVVMATDRGTPSMSGTATLTVILDDVNDSRPRFIQPVTIINVNESTPPGVVVATLAAEDPDLHPRLEYYIISVEAKDDGNNAVVGLQESFGIDLHTGAVFVRNPLNRELVATFEIIVSVHDNASDVIDKSGSVPNARLTINVLDVNDNAPRFRPFGVTNFTEKILEGAQPGTTLLSVSAVDPDKGPNGQVTYQLLHLPRGGYVRLEDPATGKIVANQTVDFEQVQWLNFTIRAQDAGTPPRITELPVYLSIVDVNDNNPVFLQPSYQVRVFENVNLGTTIISVTATDADSGLFAVISYNLVDGEGKFDMKPSTGEIYILSPLDRETKDHYTLTAVARDNPGGSLSNRRENSVQVLVTVLDVNDYQPRFTERAYNTSMFENEPIGTSVITVKAVDLDEGENGAVLYTMLGPNSDAFSLDPNTGMVRSRRLLQSFERFNLTVVARDQGRPPLWGTADLIITVVDVNDNRPVFVRPPNGFIINITEEEPPGLSVYQVYATDSDEGVNGEVCYAFLQTGAGNSDWKNFKINETSGEITTAAKLDREKKAFYSLIIVAHDLGQPVPYETTQALQVALIDIDDNEPVFFKPPRGSLPYQLLTVPEHSPPGTEVGNITRAVDADEGSNAIVYYFIAGGNSDGNFALSVNGLLTVQKNLDREEIPAYTIIIKASSNRNWTPSRGQRAARNKALDPAQDPSLLEVQIELEDINDQTPRFAKAEYTAGVAANAKVGSDIIKVVALDNDIGNNSLVEYHIVTMRYFESQNNGSKDVGNLFTIGLSDGIITTHGLLRTYGSGYFQLEILACDLLGHSATTNVNVYILRDDQRVKIVFNKNPDWVRENQENFLSLLSSMTGAIVNLDDIQFHVDKKGGVNANQTDMLIHVVNNQTNTILDVERIIQMIDENKDQLRSLFRKYSVLDVQPAVTDKLPDDISTLQLVIIILAVLLCVAGVLFVAVNWHYRKVHQRKLKAIVAGSTGNPGLMDILDMPNTNKYSFEGANPVWLDPFCRNLELAAQADHEDDLPENLSEITDLWNSPARTHGTFGREPQAKPEDDRYLRAAIQEYDNIAKLGQIMREGPIKGSLLTVVLDDYLRLKKLFAARLVTISTTQADHSSVTELIQSDLDEDEEERLSVGGGHGTLRFKHKLPVELKGPEGVHIVHGSTGTLLTSDLNSLPEDDQRALARSLEALNADGTLYSERNARTESAKSTPMHRHKDGDNLSQSPLEITEL, from the exons ATGCagactttttttattaacaacatCACG GGGAGAATAACTGCTGTAAAGGAGTTGGACTATGAGATCAGCAATGGACACTACACACTGGTTGTCACGGCAACGGACCAGTGTCCAAAACATGCTCTTCGCTTGACATCAAGCACAACA GTGCTTGTAAATGTCCTAGATGTGAATGATGTGACACCTACGTTCCCCAGAGCCTATGAGGGTCCTTTTGAGGTTACTGAGGGCCAGCCAGGACCCCGTGTCTGGACGCTGAAAGCCACTGATGAGGACTCTGGGCTCAATGGCAAAGTGGAGTACACCATCACCGGTGGAGATCCCCAGA aTGAGTTCATCGTTTCTCCTGTTGAGGGTGAGCTTCGAGTAAGGAAGGACGTCGAATTGGACAGGGAGAGCACACCCTTCTACAACATCACTGTCACAGCCCGAGACTTGGGGATCCCGTCTCGTAACAGCTCG ATGGTGGTGGGGGTTCGTGTCCTAGACATCAATGACAATGACCCAGTGCTCCTGAACCTCCCTTACAACACCATTGTGAGTGAGGGTGCCGCAATACACACATCTGTGGCCAGAGTTCAAGCTCAAGATGCAGACAGCGGACGCAACGCGCTGCTCACTTATAACATCACTGCTGGCAACCAGGATGGAGCATTCTACATCAGCGACACA ACAGGCGTGGTGCAGGTGAACAGACCACTTGACAGGGAACGAGTGGCTGAGTACAGGCTCACTATCACTGTCAAAGACAACCCTGAGAACCCCCGCATTGCTCGCAAG GATTCAGACCTCTTAGTGATCACCATTCTGGACGAGAACGACAACAGACCTATATTCACCAGGGCCAGCTACAGGGCTGAAATCACTGAGAACTCTGCAGCAG GCACCACTGTAACAGTTTTAAATGGGCCGGTTTTGGCTGAGGATAAAGACATTGAAGCCAATGCTGTGGTGAAGTACCGACTCCTGGGAGCCAGGGTGGACCTCTTTACTGTGGATGCAACTACTG GTGTGATACTTGTGCGTCAGGGGGCAAAGTTGGACCGTGAGGCATTTCAGGATCCTCGGGTAGAGCTCTCTCTTGTTGCGGAGGACATAGGAGGTTTAAACAGCAGTGTCCCTCTAACAGTTAACATCCTGGACCAGAATGACAACCCTCCTGTCTTCAGCCCATCCAGTTTCAGTGTTCGAATCCCTGAGAACAGCCCCACTG GTGTGGTGGTGACTCAGCTGTCCGCCACTGATGCTGACTCTGGCTCCAATGGTTGGCTGATGTATCGCCTTGAAAGCGGAGCCCAGGACCGCTTTGTTGTTGATGCGCTCTCTGGCGCTGTCTCGGTAGGCAATATCACCCTCGATAGAGAAGAGCGTGATTCTTACCGCTTGGTTGTCATGGCAACTGATCGTGGCACACCCTCTATGTCGGGAACGGCAACCCTGACAGTCATTCTGGACGATGTAAATGACTCACGGCCCCGATTTATACAGCCTGTAACTATAATAAACGTCAACGAGTCCACACCGCCCGGCGTAGTGGTGGCCACGTTGGCTGCTGAGGACCCAGATCTTCATCCTCGGCTAGAGTATTACATCATCTCTGTGGAGGCAAAGGATGATGGAAACAATGCAGTGGTTGGCCTGCAGGAATCCTTTGGCATTGATTTACACACTG GTGCAGTTTTTGTACGCAACCCACTCAACAGAGAGCTGGTAGCTACGTTTGAAATCATTGTGTCTGTCCACGACAATGCCAGTGATGTTATTGACAAGTCAGGGAGTGTTCCCAATG CGAGGCTAACTATTAATGTGTTGGATGTAAATGATAATGCCCCTCGTTTCCGGCCCTTTGGAGTCACCAACTTCACAGAGAAGATTTTAGAGGGAGCTCAGCCAGGCACCACACTTCTGTCAGTGTCAGCTGTAGACCCAGATAAAGGTCCCAATGGCCAGGTCACTTACCAGCTGCTTCACTTGCCCCGCGGGGGATACGTTAGACTGGAGGATCCTGCCACTG GTAAGATTGTCGCCAATCAGACAGTGGATTTTGAGCAGGTACAGTGGCTGAATTTCACGATTCGGGCTCAGGACGCCGGCACTCCTCCCAGAATAACTGAGCTGCCAGTTTATCTGTCTATTGTGGATGTCAATGACAACAACCCTGTCTTCCTACAACCCTCATATCAG GTGAGGGTGTTTGAGAATGTCAACTTGGGTACCACTATAATTTCCGTCACGGCAACAGATGCTGATTCTGGCCTCTTTGCTGTCATCAGCTACAACCTCGTAGATGGAGAGGGCAAGTTTGACATGAAGCCGTCCACT GGAGAAATCTACatcctttctcctcttgaccGAGAAACAAAGGACCATTATACTCTAACTGCCGTCGCCCGCGATAACCCTGGCGGTAGCCTCAGTAACAGACGAGAGAACTCTGTTCAG GTCCTAGTGACAGTTCTCGATGTCAATGATTATCAGCCACGCTTTACGGAGAGAGCATACAACACCAGCATGTTTGAGAATGAGCCTATTGGCACGTCTGTGATCACAGTAAAAGCTGTCGACCTGGATGAAGGAGAGAATGGAGCAGTACTCTACACCATGTTGGGACCTAACTCAG atGCTTTCTCCTTGGACCCAAACACAGGAATGGTGCGTTCTCGCCGTCTCCTTCAGTCCTTTGAGCGTTTTAACCTGACTGTGGTGGCTAGAGACCAGGGTCGACCTCCCCTGTGGGGAACTGCTGACTTGATAATCACAGTGGTAGATGTCAATGACAACAGACCAGTGTTTGTTAGGCCACCCAATGGATTTATCATCAATATCACAGAG GAGGAACCTCCAGGCCTGTCAGTGTATCAGGTCTATGCAACAGACTCGGATGAAGGCGTGAATGGAGAGGTTTGCTATGCCTTTTTGCAGACTGGAGCAGGTAACAGCGACTGGAAGAACTTTAAAATCAATGAAACGTCTGGAGAGATAACCACTGCTGCAAAACTGGACCGAGAGAAAAAAGCCTTTTATAGC CTTATCATTGTGGCCCATGACTTGGGCCAGCCAGTGCCTTATGAGACCACACAGGCTCTGCAGGTGGCACTTATAGACATTGATGACAATGAACCTGTCTTCTTCAAGCCACCA CGCGGAAGCTTGCCTTACCAGTTGTTGACAGTGCCTGAGCACTCACCTCCAGGCACCGAAGTGGGGAACATAACCAGGGCTGTGGACGCCGACGAGGGCTCAAATGCCATTGTCTACTACTTTATTGCTG GCGGAAACAGTGATGGAAACTTTGCCTTGAGTGTAAATGGGCTGTTGACAGTGCAAAAAAATCTGGATCGGGAGGAGATCCCAGCCTACACCATCATCATCAAGGCTTCCAGCAACAGGAACTGGACTCCTTCCAGGGGCCAAAGGGCAGCACGAAACAAAGCCCTAGACCCTGCCCAGGACCCCAGCCTGCTGGAAGTCCAAATCGAACTAGAAGACATCAATGACCAGACACCCCGCTTCGCCAAGGCAGAGTACACTGCAG GAGTGGCAGCAAATGCTAAAGTGGGCTCAGACATAATCAAGGTTGTGGCTTTAGACAATGACATTGGCAACAACAGCTTGGTTGAGTACCATATTGTTACAATGCGCTACTTTGAGTCACAGAACAATGGAAGTAAGGATGTTGGCAACCTGTTTACCATCG GTTTATCAGATGGTATCATCACAACCCATGGCCTCCTCAGGACCTACGGTTCAGGCTATTTTCAGTTAGAGATCTTGGCATGCGACTTACTAGGACACAGTGCAACCACCAATGTGAATGTCTATATTCTCCGGGACGACCAGAGGGTCAAGATCGTCTTCAATAAAAACCCTGATTGGGTCCGTGAAAACCAGGAGAACTTCCTCAGCCTGCTGTCATCCATGACAGGAGCCATTGTAAATTTAGATGACATTCAG TTCCATGTGGACAAAAAAGGGGGGGTGAATGCAAATCAGACAGACATGCTGATCCATGTTGTCAACAATCAGACCAACACCATCCTGGATGTTGAAAG GATAATTCAGATGATCGACGAAAACAAGGACCAGCTGAGAAGCCTGTTCAGAAAATACAGCGTTTTGGATGTTCAGCCTGCTGTCACTGACAAGCTGCCCGATGACATCTCCACACTTCAG CTTGTCATCATTATCCtggctgtgctgctgtgtgtggcaGGAGTTCTGTTTGTCGCAGTGAACTGGCATTATCGTAAAGT ACACCAGAggaagctgaaagccattgttgCGGGATCAACAG GAAACCCAGGTCTAATGGATATCCTGGACATGCCCAACACCAACAAGTACTCTTTTGAGGG GGCAAATCCAGTGTGGCTGGATCCATTCTGTCGTAACCTGGAGCTGGCTGCACAGGCGGATCACGAAGATGATCTGCCTGAAAACCTGAGTGAAATAACTGACCTGTGGAACAGCCCTGCACGAACTCAT GGAACATTTGGTCGAGAGCCTCAAGCAAAACCAGAGGACGATCGCTACCTTAGAGCAGCTATTCAAGAGTATGACAACATAGCTAAACTAGGCCAAATCATGAGGGAGGGGCCTATCAAG GGTTCCCTGCTCACGGTGGTTCTGGATGACTACCTGAGGCTGAAAAAGCTCTTTGCAGCCCGACTTGTCACCATATCTACCACCCAGGCAGATCATTCGTCAGTCACTGAG CTGATTCAGAGTGATCTggatgaagatgaggaagagcGTCTGAGTGTGGGCGGAGGTCATGGCACACTGCGTTTCAAGCATAAGCTTCCTGTAGAGTTAAAGGGTCCCGAAGGTGTGCACATAGTACATGGTAGCACAGGTACCctcctgacctctgaccttaaCAGCCTGCCAGAGGATGACCAGCGGGCTCTGGCACGTTCTCTGGAGGCACTAAATGCTGACGGGACACTTTATTCAGAGCGCAATGCCCGTACTGAGTCAGCCAAGTCCACCCCAATGCATCGTCACAAGGATGGGGATAACCTGTCACAAAGTCCCTTGGAGATCACAGAGTTATGA
- the eif3s6ip gene encoding eukaryotic translation initiation factor 3 subunit L isoform X2: MSCSPTVCPARASSRRYMRSRTSMRTDAVFLILYKELYYRHIYAKVSGGPTLEQRFESYYNYCNLFNYILNADGPAPLELPNQWLWDIIDEFIYQFQSFSQYRCKTAKKSEEEIEFLRSNPKIWNVHSVLNVLHSLVDKSNINGQLEVYTSGGDPESVAGEYGRHSLYKMLGYFSLVGLLRLHSLLGDYYQAIKVLENIELNKKSMYSRVPECQITTYYYVGFAYLMMRRYQDAIRVFANILLYIQRTRNMFQRSTYKYEMINKQNEQMHGLLAIALTMYPMRIDESIHTQLREKYGDKMLRMQKGDLQVFEELFSFACPKFLSPVVPNYDNVHPNYHKEPFQQQLKVFAEEVQQQAQLSTIRSFLKLYTTMPVAKLAGFLDMTEQEFRIQLLVFKHKMKNLVWTSGISALDGEFQSASEVDFYIDKDMIHIADTKVARRYGDFFIRQIHKFEELNRTLKKMPATSTTVASGSVTARGV, translated from the exons ATGAGCTGCAGTCCAACCGTGTGTCCAGCGAGAGCATCGAGCAGAAGATATATGAGATCCAGGACGTCTATGAGAACAG ATGCTGTGTTTCTTATCCTCTATAAGGAACTCTACTACAGGCACATCTATGCTAAAGTCAGC GGAGGACCAACTTTGGAGCAGAGGTTTGAGTCTTACTACAATTACTGCAATCTCTTCAACTACATTCTTA ATGCTGATGGACCGGCACCCTTGGAACTGCCAAACCAGTGGCTTTGGGACATCATTGATGAGTTTATCTACCAG TTCCAGTCCTTCAGCCAGTATCGCTGTAAGACAGCCAAGAAGTCTGAAGAGGAGATTGAATTCCTCAGGAGCAACCCAAAGATTTGGAACGTCCACAGCGTCCTCAATGTTCTCCACTCACTTGTGGACAAGAGCAACATTAACGGACAGCTTGAAGTATACACCAGCGGAG GAGACCCTGAGAGTGTAGCTGGAGAATATGGGCGTCACTCGCTTTACAAGATGTTGGGTTACTTTAGCTTGGTGGGGCTCTTGAGGCTTCACTCTCTGCTTGGTGATTATTACCAGGCCATCAAAGTCCTAGAGAACATTGAACTAAACAAGAAG AGTATGTACTCTCGTGTACCCGAGTGCCAGATCACCACCTATTATTATGTGGGTTTTGCCTACCTAATGATGAGGCGCTACCAGGATGCAATTCGAGTATTTGCCAACATCCTGCTTTACATCCAGAGGACGAGAAACATGTTCCAGAGGTCTACATATAAATATGAGAtg attaaCAAGCAAAATGAGCAGATGCATGGCCTGCTGGCCATCGCTCTCACTATGTACCCAATGCGCATTGATGAGAGCATCCACACCCAGCTGAGGGAAAAGTACGGTGACAAGATGCTGCGAATGCAGAAAGG AGACCTGCAGGTGTTTGAAGAGTTGTTCAGCTTTGCCTGTCCGAAGTTCTTATCACCTGTGGTCCCAAACTACGACAACGTCCACCCAAACTATCACAAAGAACCTTTCCAGCAGCAGCTAAAGGTCTTTGCTGAGGAGGTGCAGCAGCAAGCCCAGCTCTCAACCATTCGCAG TTTTCTAAAGCTGTACACCACCATGCCAGTGGCCAAGCTGGCAGGATTCTTGGACATGACTGAGCAGGAATTCCGTATTCAGCTGCTGGTCTTCAAACACAAGATGAAGAACCTGGTGTGGACCAGTGGCATCTCCGCTCTGGATGGAGAGTTCCAGTCTGCTTCAGAGGTTGACTTTTACATTGACAAG GACATGATTCACATTGCTGACACTAAAGTGGCTCGAAGATATGGAGACTTTTTCATCAGACAGATCCACAAGTTTGAGGAG TTGAACAGGACACTGAAGAAAATGCCAGCCACTAGCACCACTGTGGCATCAGGGAGCGTCACAGCCAGAGGAGTCTGA
- the eif3s6ip gene encoding eukaryotic translation initiation factor 3 subunit L isoform X1 has translation MSYQEEEEYDPYAYSNDYDLHTGDPKADLAYERQYEQQTYHVIPEVIKNFLQYFHKTISDLIDQKVYELQSNRVSSESIEQKIYEIQDVYENSWNKLTDRFFKTSPWPEAEGIASLVGNDAVFLILYKELYYRHIYAKVSGGPTLEQRFESYYNYCNLFNYILNADGPAPLELPNQWLWDIIDEFIYQFQSFSQYRCKTAKKSEEEIEFLRSNPKIWNVHSVLNVLHSLVDKSNINGQLEVYTSGGDPESVAGEYGRHSLYKMLGYFSLVGLLRLHSLLGDYYQAIKVLENIELNKKSMYSRVPECQITTYYYVGFAYLMMRRYQDAIRVFANILLYIQRTRNMFQRSTYKYEMINKQNEQMHGLLAIALTMYPMRIDESIHTQLREKYGDKMLRMQKGDLQVFEELFSFACPKFLSPVVPNYDNVHPNYHKEPFQQQLKVFAEEVQQQAQLSTIRSFLKLYTTMPVAKLAGFLDMTEQEFRIQLLVFKHKMKNLVWTSGISALDGEFQSASEVDFYIDKDMIHIADTKVARRYGDFFIRQIHKFEELNRTLKKMPATSTTVASGSVTARGV, from the exons ATGTCTTAtcaagaggaagaggag TATGATCCATACGCCTACTCAAACGACTACGACCTGCACACTG GTGACCCTAAAGCCGACCTGGCCTATGAGAGACAATACGAACAGCAGACCTATCACGTCATCCCCGAGGTGATCAAGAACTTTCTGCAGTATTTTCATAAAACAATCTCTGACCTGATCGACCAGAAGGTTTATGAGCTGCAGTCCAACCGTGTGTCCAGCGAGAGCATCGAGCAGAAGATATATGAGATCCAGGACGTCTATGAGAACAG ttgGAACAAGTTGACTGACCGTTTCTTCAAGACGTCACCCTGGCCAGAAGCTGAGGGTATTGCATCACTTGTTGGCAATG ATGCTGTGTTTCTTATCCTCTATAAGGAACTCTACTACAGGCACATCTATGCTAAAGTCAGC GGAGGACCAACTTTGGAGCAGAGGTTTGAGTCTTACTACAATTACTGCAATCTCTTCAACTACATTCTTA ATGCTGATGGACCGGCACCCTTGGAACTGCCAAACCAGTGGCTTTGGGACATCATTGATGAGTTTATCTACCAG TTCCAGTCCTTCAGCCAGTATCGCTGTAAGACAGCCAAGAAGTCTGAAGAGGAGATTGAATTCCTCAGGAGCAACCCAAAGATTTGGAACGTCCACAGCGTCCTCAATGTTCTCCACTCACTTGTGGACAAGAGCAACATTAACGGACAGCTTGAAGTATACACCAGCGGAG GAGACCCTGAGAGTGTAGCTGGAGAATATGGGCGTCACTCGCTTTACAAGATGTTGGGTTACTTTAGCTTGGTGGGGCTCTTGAGGCTTCACTCTCTGCTTGGTGATTATTACCAGGCCATCAAAGTCCTAGAGAACATTGAACTAAACAAGAAG AGTATGTACTCTCGTGTACCCGAGTGCCAGATCACCACCTATTATTATGTGGGTTTTGCCTACCTAATGATGAGGCGCTACCAGGATGCAATTCGAGTATTTGCCAACATCCTGCTTTACATCCAGAGGACGAGAAACATGTTCCAGAGGTCTACATATAAATATGAGAtg attaaCAAGCAAAATGAGCAGATGCATGGCCTGCTGGCCATCGCTCTCACTATGTACCCAATGCGCATTGATGAGAGCATCCACACCCAGCTGAGGGAAAAGTACGGTGACAAGATGCTGCGAATGCAGAAAGG AGACCTGCAGGTGTTTGAAGAGTTGTTCAGCTTTGCCTGTCCGAAGTTCTTATCACCTGTGGTCCCAAACTACGACAACGTCCACCCAAACTATCACAAAGAACCTTTCCAGCAGCAGCTAAAGGTCTTTGCTGAGGAGGTGCAGCAGCAAGCCCAGCTCTCAACCATTCGCAG TTTTCTAAAGCTGTACACCACCATGCCAGTGGCCAAGCTGGCAGGATTCTTGGACATGACTGAGCAGGAATTCCGTATTCAGCTGCTGGTCTTCAAACACAAGATGAAGAACCTGGTGTGGACCAGTGGCATCTCCGCTCTGGATGGAGAGTTCCAGTCTGCTTCAGAGGTTGACTTTTACATTGACAAG GACATGATTCACATTGCTGACACTAAAGTGGCTCGAAGATATGGAGACTTTTTCATCAGACAGATCCACAAGTTTGAGGAG TTGAACAGGACACTGAAGAAAATGCCAGCCACTAGCACCACTGTGGCATCAGGGAGCGTCACAGCCAGAGGAGTCTGA